Genomic segment of Sebastes umbrosus isolate fSebUmb1 chromosome 19, fSebUmb1.pri, whole genome shotgun sequence:
tctaaaattcgAAATTAATGAGACAGAAATCAGTAaatctgaataataataatgataataataataataataataataataatgataataataataataataataataatgataataataataataataataatgataataataataataataataatgataataataataataataataatgataataataataataataataatgataataataataataataataataatgataataataataataatgataatgataatgataataataataataataataataatgataataataataataataataatgataataataataataataataatgataataataataataataataatgataataataataataataataatgataataataataataataataataatgataataataataatagtaataataataataatgataataataataataataataatgataataataataataataataatgataataataataataataataataataataatgataataataataataataataataatgataataataataataataataatgataataataataataataataataataataatgataataataataataataatgataataataataataataataataataataatgataataataataataataataatgataataataataataataataataataataataataataataataataggacaTAACATGAAGAATAGCGTGCTAACTGACAGTTAGCCTCGTTAGCTGCAATGTTCCATGTACTTTATATACCTAGCAAACAATTAGCCCGCTACCTAGAGTTAGCTTTCTGTTCTAGGATTAGCCTGCAAGCTAACGACCCTGTAGCATGATGCGTTAGCCTTCAGTGTGTCTTGTTGGCTAGTTAGCCTGCTAGCCTGTTACATTAACTTTTCATTGTACAGTTAGCCTGCTAGCTAACCGACCTACCCGCAGGAGGGACGCCGGGCTGCGGAGCCTCCCAGCCGgctgcagctccagcagctccggGCTCCTCCAGCGGCTCGTCGCTGTAAGGTGTCCGCTCTGCGTGGTGCAGGTTGCGGCTGCCCGGGATGTCCGGCGGCGTGGTGACCCAgtggtgctgctgcagctccgcGGGGCCTCCGGCGCTCCTCACCGGGTACCCGGCTCCGAGCAGCGGGTCCTCACGGCCCCGGTAGCCGAGCCCGTCGAAGCTGTCCGGCCGCCTGGAGGCCATCAGAGGGCTGAGACTCAGATCCGGTTAACGGATACACACATCCACGTCCCGGTAAATAACCGGAGAGatgatttaatgatttaatgatttaaagatttaaagatttaaagGAAGATTCGACTGATTTGAcctgaaacacaacaacatccaCCTGTCACCCGgaagctcttcttcttcacttccgGAAGACTGGCGGTGTTACAGCTCGTTACTTCCCCTACAGGTCAGTTCTGACCAGAAGtccatatacatacatatatacagtatatacgtatatatatatatacgtatatatatatacatatatacacacatatgtatatatatattgaagaaaattaatttacaaacattaaaggTTCTGTTTGTAACTTGTtcaggtataaatcattgcgggtcggtgtctcacggtctctcctgtgtctcatggtctctcgtgtgtctcatggtctctcgtgtgtctcatggtctctcgtgtgtctcatggtctcgcgtgtgtctcatggtctctcgtgtgtctcatggtctctcgtgtgtctcatggtctctcgtgtgtctcatggtctctcgtgtgtctcatggtctctcgtgtgtctcatggtctctcgtgtgtctcatggtctctcgtgtgtctccgctgttcagactcagactccaacacaaactccagtgaagcaccaaaacctcttggttgtatctagtgaagctgttaaacagtgttggccgcggtcggaggacgcgggggagaccggagctttggtctccaggaccggagtctctgctcctctgctcctctgctcctctgcctgccttcactcacacaccacgctccttctctctctctctccacctctcacgtgcatgctgctcactccacactgcagaagagttagtttagctctgagaatatctagtgaatgttcagtggacgtttgtgcagaaataactgctgcagctcctccagaccaacagaggtttcccgtgtcttgtgaagtgacggggctctacagagagaaacgttatcgtctcccaccaaaactccggtgtctcccccgttccctccggccgcggtcgggaggctgaggcgggaaaagccaacactaggatcagcattgattcatggagagaccttggtctggtcagctaacattactgccaagcagctgaaatatagagtgatattgtgcttttagctgacgtgtgtctcctcaccgtgttgagtgatgctccttcatgtctatgtagagcgagcacaagcgccagaagttataatataataacaaaaataaaagacggggtagaaaataattcaaggaacaaaaaagaaatgcataaataaataaataataataagacagcACTCCTCCATAGTAGCTCTATGGGTTatcatcatatacagtatgttcagttcttcatcaGCTCTGAGGAGAcactttgcatgttgtcctttcattagtcttaaagcattgagatgattgtccacgaggtcccttttgaaaacagaaaataggggtttcattttcctccatttggatACATGGATGAAAACATTTGCCAGCAGTATCAGATTGTTCAATATCAAGTCACTCTTAATATCCTTCATGTTGATatcaaacacaatattttctcttgtgaGAGGAGCAAGTAGTTGGATTTTGGTTGACAGCGAGTCCTGCAGTACTCAGATCCCTTACTACGgttaaagtagtaataccacagtgtaaaaatactcgcgttacaagtaaaagacctgcatttaaaaacattaaaaataaatgtagccattaattaattgatcaaatgtgacataaattgatatttctgttttaatttgcttctttatttatttatttatctttatattaattcccttattatttactcttccgtttaattttcccttttatttatatatttatctttattacaattttaaagttatttatttatttttgcatttatttaatcatttttttatttatttatttatttatttttaaatatatttatttctgcacaactTTCGCTGTGCATTTCACCTCtttatttccccaaatttatttatttctgtattattttcgtttttatttctttatgcaaatgaggggggctgtcactcaacgtgtgtcatgtggtaaatataattaatattctttttgctattttaaatgacatttatttatttatcgagtcatttatttatttttgattttggcaggttccgtcctccgtaTCAGGGCCTACGTAGATCTGCTACAGTGAATTATAagctctgttgttaaaatgtttcaaccaactgtattatttttttaattattaatatttctactgtctgagGTTCACTTGCTCCGTACAGACGAGACGACGAGTTTCTTCATAACctttattctgtgttttttcaatAATTCCAGCATTTGTgacaattaaaacatttattcagACACTTTAATATTCTGATGAACGGTTTCCTTCACAAACAGTTTTAATCAGAAAGCCTCGACTTCATGTTCAACAACATCAACAGATTCACACTGAGAGATTCAACCCGAGCTGCAGCCTCCATTACAGTCTGACAGGACATGGACAAAAGTCTGTGGACATCTAATAACACTGCATGGAGACACCTGATCACAGCGAACTACGTGGACAAAAGTATGTTGACAATTTGTATCTAAAATCCAGTAACTGCAATCTGTCCCCGCAACCTGATTGGTCCAGTTAGTAAACTCCTCCCACCTCTCAGTgtaaattgataaaataaaatcacaataaatcacaatgaCATCTATGGAGGTCAATTTCAGCCAGAAAGAAAAGATAATTAAAGTTAGGAACCAGTCAAAATGTTGACTTCAGGggtatttttgtcttttatttttggtCTTTCCTAACAAATCATCGTTTGTCCCTGGAGGACACCGACCTCCACTGACAACACATTTCTTCTCAGACTCAAAAAACTACAAAAGTAAGGAGACAATAGTTTTCAAGTTGTACTAAAGTGAAACCAGCAGAGCTTCCACGTTAACAGACACGTTAATGTTGAACAGCAGCACCTAAAGATCAAACACTGGCCTCATGTCAGTAGTACGTACGTACGGACGTTTGTCAACCACGTTAAGGCAACAGGTGTCGGGTTTAAGGCCGACGGTGGCCgagaaaaacatgtaaaaaaacacaaaatgggttttaaaaaaaagtattattttagTAAATTTCATTCATGAAATTTCGTTTGATTCAAGAAGCGGCTCAAAGTTacatgatgtttttattttaaaaagaaaactgagaaaaagttttgttttatacttaaaaaaacaaaacaaagaatgttttgtaaaatgtctgagctctgattggccgGCTCGCGGACCAATAGGAGTTCTCCAAAAGAAGATAATCTGaacaaatttattttgaaattcttgaAAATAATTTTCAAGATATatccttattttgaaaatgtaattcttAAAATAGAATTTGGCTGATCAATTCTGCTCAATGTTTACTGGAGATGATGTTTTTATTGAACtgcaagaaaaaataaaatgttatttttaataatttcatttaaatgaaaacatctAAATGAAAacgtttgtaaaacatctattcgctaataaattatattcaaaataaatgttaaagtaCAGTTTTATGATTGAGGGCTAACTTCTAACAAGCTGCTAACAATGCTAACTAAAACATAAGTGTAATGTAAGCTATGGATGCTAACATGTTGGCTCGTAGGAGCTAGCAGTAACCTTCCAGTTGTCATGGCACCAAAGAGGAAGGGTGACGGGATTTGGCCAATCAGAACCTTCTGAGGTGATCCGAGCTGTGATTGGCCGGCTCGCCCACCAGCAGGAgttcacaaaaacattttattaatcactaaCTACAGACGTTAGTGTGCGTGTTAACCTACAACAAGATGTTACCGTGGTTACCGGGTAACGTTTGTAATATAGTGTCTCGTTTTCTGTGCTAACGTTCTGGGGTTTGTAGTTCCAGGTTGGCTAGCGTGCTAACATAGGGCAAAAGTGTTTGTTAGCGTTTTAGCGATTGTGATAAGCAGAAACCAAACCTCCCGATCGGATGCTAACTAGCACGCTAGCTAATGGCAGTGCTCGGTGATGTCGACGACCACGGCTTTCCGCCAGCTGAACAGGAAGTAGCCCATGCCGGCGCCGGCTGCCACGGCGATGCAGAGGTAGGCGTTGTAGGTCATGAAGACGAGCATCAGGAAGTAGCTGACGACCACCTGGACGATGTGCAACAGCGTCTGCAGGaagtgggcggggcttagcATCCGCTGCCTGAGGACGAGATGAGGGGTTAGCATtactgctagcgttagcattTCAGATAATGATGTTAGTGTTTTTAGCATTAGCACTACCGCTCATCATAAAGAGTAGCAGCATGGCACCATTAACACTATCAGTGTTAGCATTAGCACTACCGCTCATCATAAAGAGTAGCAGCATGGCACCATTAACACTATCAGTGTTAGCATTAGCTTTCTTTGTTGTTGGTGTTAGCATAGCAACATGTTTTACGAGCTTTAATAACTCATAAACCTTCATAAAGCCATTCCTCCATCTTCGACATGTGATGTAGCTCTACACCGCCGTTAGCTTCAGCATATCATCTCTCATGTTAGCATCACTGCTAATGTAGCATGTTTAAACTCAGAAAGATGAAATGCACGTAGCAGAGTTAGTGTTAGCGTTTCTGTCCACATACAGGAGGTTTCATATCTGGGTTCAAACACATTTGTGTTACAGTTCATGTTAGCATTAGCCTCAGTGTTAGCTTCAGTGTTAGCATGTTTAGCGCCCAAAAGACAGATCCGTTCACCCGGCCTCCACACGCTTTGAGAAAACTGAAACGTTCCTCTGAAGGGATGGAGATGATTCTTAATGTCAAGGACTTCCTGTGGTGGAAGTATTGAGATGCTCCAATCAGAATCTGTATCAACCATCTGTTCTGGTCTGATCAGAGCACCTCAAACAGCAGGTAaaggaccagaaccagaaccagacccagacccagaacCAGACCCAGAACCAGACCcagaaccaggaccaggaccagaccAGATCTCTACAGTTACCTGATAGAGAGGCTTGAGAGGCGGGACTTTAGTCCAACAGGAAGCTCCGCCCCCTCCAAACACTGACTGTCAATCATTGAGCTGACGGTGAACAAGACGTTTACATCACATGACTGTGATTTCAGAAACCGTTACATGTCAGCAacaagcgtccttgggtttcttgaaaggcgctatataaatccaagttattattattattattattattattattatgatgtcatcacttcctgttgtgtatgtattgttattgttagcattagcattagccaCCTACCCGACAGTCTTGTGCGTCTCCATCAGCACCGTCCCATCAGCCCCCGGGAGCGGCATGGAGTTGTAGCGGACGTTGACCTGACTGCGACGCAGCAGCGTCTCACGACCCATCTTTAACCCCTCGTACAGGACGGCCAATAGGAAGACACCGATACACGCCCCGACCATCTCTGATTGGACGAGGGGGGAGGGGTTAATGTGGACACACGGCGAGAGGGAACGAATGAACGGGACACTCAAATATCTAAACAAGAAAaatcatgaaaatataaatataataaatatatatacaaggataaaaatgtaaatatgtaaaaaaaaaatacttgaaatAAAAcctatgaaaatataaatatatatataaatatatataaatatatatacaaggataaaaatgtaaatatgtaaaaaaaaatacttgaaatAAAAcctatgaaaatataaatatatatataaatatatataaatatatatacaaggataaaaatgtaaatatgtaaaaatacttGAAATAAAacctataaaaatataaatatatatatgaatatatatacaaggataaaatgtaaatatgtaaaaaaaatacttgataTAAAacctataaaaatataaatatattagtaCCTCCAGGTGAGTTGATGAGCAGACCGGTGAACAGCAGCTCCACGTTGTTGTAGCCAAAGTAAAAGGTCATCACCTAGGCAACGGCAACGACAACGTTAGCATGTTAGCCCCTCAGTTAGCATTCTAACATCACATGTAGATTGTCTTTATCACATCATGTAGGAGTTAACCACCACGATGCTACTGTCATAGTAACATGACGTAGCATGTAGCAGTGATAAACCCCGCCCCTCACCATTCCCCCGTGTCCTCCGACGTTCCCATcagtccctcctcctcctcccccgtgGTCGTGTCCGGTGGTGGCCGGGGCCATGGTGTGATGGTTGTGGTGATCCATGGAGCTGTGGTCCATGGCTGCAAGaaacaagttcatattcatCCATTTAATCCCTTCAAGTTGTGGAACTTCAGTTCCCATGATGCTTTGGGGGGATGTAAACAAGAAATATAATGCTGCCAATTTTTTGCTGACAAATTTTCTTTAATTTAGCCGGTTTTAGTCAAAGAGTTATTCATCATTccaataataaatcgtacaccagcaacttggtaaaaaaatcttagaAATTAAAATTTGTCTAcaatgtatatggtatataaacatagaattgaactgaatagatcggccccattgtcaccgattcAATACTcatatgtgaatacagctcgccgccgggtgacgttatgaacccagacaccacggcgtttggttttctgacatatctgagACTTCACCAACATGATCGTGATCGAAGAAGCAACagaggttatttcttccatggctgatggaggacatgttgttggtatctatggagacgaGCTCCTCGTCCTCTACGGAGCGTCTAGAACACAGATGATACCGGCGATCCGACTGGCGCGAGTAAAGCGAGGCTAAAATTTGCTTCGTTAGTGCGAACGCAGCGTTACACTTCCCATGCACTCTGATGTCCATCCAGAATAAACGTCCATAAATCCAGTGAGACATCAGAGAGAAGACACGCTGCAGTGACATCATTCAGCACGACTACATGTAAACAAGTTTCACGTACAGGAGCTGAACTCTTACCTTAGCGACACCTCTTCACTCAAAGTGATGCCGACtccaccagagagagagacagactgaacaCCGTAACCGTGGTAACAGCCTGACATCACTGAGCAGACGCCCCGCTGTAATCTGATTGGCTCTCAGGCCCTGAGGCTACAGGAGGCAGAACGGACCAATCAGAGCGCTCCGAAGCGCCGTCTGCCATCGGCCAATTAAATCAGACCAACATTAACGGGAAGGTCAGTCGTCACCGTCGGCAACACTTACTTCCTGTTGTCTGTTTGGACGGGTCAGCATCACTTTGAGTTAAAATATAAAcgagactctctctctctctttttgtctctatGTGTTTACAATGTCTCTCGCCCACccgtttaaacgccactaatttctttaacacactaacttgtgattttttaggtcgtagcggctcagttttaaagctagagtgaagatcctggtatcatagtaaactgtagaacctgatgaatccatcggtaccaaccaggtcagactagctggtcatgaaggaggttaaataacgctccaaacttacactaaatgttggagagaacaaactgtcatgtccatcttcaaaggggtcccttgacctctgacctccagatcagtgaatgtaaatgggttctatgggtacccacgagtctcccctttacagacatgcccactttatgatcatcacatgcagtttggggcaagtcatagtcaagtcagcacactgacacactgacagctgttgttgcctgttgggctgcagtttgccatgttatgattggagcatattgttttatgctaaatgcagtacctgtgagggtttctggatcaatatctgtcattgatctgtgttgttcattgatttacaataataaatatatacatacatttacataaagcagcatatttgtccactcccatgttgataagaggattaaatactggactaatctccctttaaggttcattatgaacagatacaaactgtattttagttgattgacagccctgttataaaaacacattaatacatgGAAGAAAGTCATTTCTAGTTTTAATGTCATTTAAGGAAACGACAAACAAAATCATGTTCGTCAACAACCGTTGattgatgatgaagatgagacGGTATCAACGTGCAATATCGTTGATGGagaaaagactaaaatgtagttttaaaaaCCAACAGGATGAGGCgactaaatatgataaaaactaactaactaaggACATCTGACACAGAACGGAGACTATATCAGGAAACAGCTGACAACATTACCAGTTATATCGCATCAGTTTCATCTTTGGACCTTTGGGAGGCCTCGAGCCTCGGGTTGGGAAACACTGTGATATAAACTAGATAACAACATGACCTCTGGTGTCTCACTCTTCAGTCTTTATGTTTCCTGTGTCTTTATactgttaaccctctgagacccacaagagagacattttagtcttctttagggggtccagggggtctttaggggagatagcaggtcaacagtagaggtcacatagaagtggtgaacatcatctgaatgctctaggtctctagtttgatccaacCATCCTCTGAAtattctaggtctctagtttgatccatccatcctctgaatgctctaggtctctagtctgatccatccatcctctgaatgctctaggtctctagtctgatccatccatcctctgaatgctctaggtctctagtctgatccatccatcctctgaatactctaggtctctagtctgatccatccatcctctgaatactctaggtctctagtttgatccatccatcctctttatgctctaggtctctagtctgatccatccatcctctttatgctctaggtctctagtttgatccatcccccctctgaatgctctaggtctctagtttgatccatccatcctctgaatgctctaggtctctagtttgatccatccatcctctttatgctctaggtctctagtttgatccatccatcctctgaatgctctaggtctctagtttgatccatcccccctctgaatgctctaggtctctagtttgatccatccatcctctgaatgctctaggtctctagtctgatccatccattctctgaatgctctaggtctctagtttgatccatccatcctctttatgctctaggtctctagtttgatccatccatcctctgaatgctctaggtctctagtctgatccatccatcctctgaatgctctaggtctctagtttgatccatccatcctctttatgctctaggtctctagtttgatccatcccccctctgaatgctctaggtctctagtctgatccatccatcctctgaatgctctaggtctctagtttgatccatccatcctctgaatgctctaggtctctagtttgatccatccatcctctgaatgctctaggtctctagtttgtggctgtaaagtttcatgaggctgtgattatcctagaggtcaccacaggtcatttgatacagtgaggtcaatgaaatggttactatggagactaacatcatcacacattagaagcagtgaaaatattctaaatatagcgtacacttaaactgatattgtctttttttctgctctaaccctaaaacagagacaggaagtagaATCCTCTTACCTGGAGAGCAGAGAGCGAGGGGCGATCGAGCGCTGAAGAGACTgtctgaaagagaaagagagaaagagagagagagagtgagaggaatGTGTTTAACAGCCAATAAAAACTGATAACAGAACCAACTTCAGCCAATCAGACACTGGAATGATTCTCAGACAGCCAATCAGCTGCCACCCTGTGTCCGCgctcagccaatcagcagcGAGGAGGCGTTCTGACAGCCAATGAAACGCTGTGGATTGACAGTAAAGTGATGAGAGCAGCTTCACTGATGACCTCTCACCTGCTGTCACACCTGTTGTCACACCTGTAACGttcagaccagaccagaccagtgtACAGGTCACATGATGCTCCTGTCAGGAGGTCAGCAGGTCTCAGGTCAGATTTTATGACCTTAACGGTTCACACAGTTTGAGGACGAACAGAGAAAATAACCAGcagataataatgaaaataatcagcagttGTTGCTCTGACGAAGTCGTAATGATGGTCGATACACATTtggaaaatttaaataaaattgtaGATAAATCACATGAACTGTTCTCTAAACATCGTGATTATGATGAAACGCTGATCAGAGACGTGTCGGACTGAAAGGGTTAAACTGTCTCAGGTGTGAACCGTctcatcagccaatcagagagcagcagcaggactgaCCCCGAGTCAGCAACgtgtctgacctttgacctccacgGCAGTCAGTCACTTGTTCATCTTTGTCACTGATTGACTCGGAGCTGAACTTCACTCACTGTTCTGTGGTCAGTgtacaggaagtgatgtcacgtGTAATTAGACCTCACACTCTCCTCATGGCAGGAATTAGGGGTGTCGCAATATACCGgtattatattgatatatatatatatatatgtgaatgtGTATCAACTGtgtatatctactgtatatttactgtgtatttactg
This window contains:
- the slc31a1 gene encoding high affinity copper uptake protein 1 isoform X1, which produces MDHSSMDHHNHHTMAPATTGHDHGGGGGGTDGNVGGHGGMVMTFYFGYNNVELLFTGLLINSPGEMVGACIGVFLLAVLYEGLKMGRETLLRRSQVNVRYNSMPLPGADGTVLMETHKTVGSMIDSQCLEGAELPVGLKSRLSSLSIRQRMLSPAHFLQTLLHIVQVVVSYFLMLVFMTYNAYLCIAVAAGAGMGYFLFSWRKAVVVDITEHCH
- the slc31a1 gene encoding high affinity copper uptake protein 1 isoform X2 — protein: MDHSSMDHHNHHTMAPATTGHDHGGGGGGTDGNVGGHGGMVMTFYFGYNNVELLFTGLLINSPGEMVGACIGVFLLAVLYEGLKMGRETLLRRSQVNVRYNSMPLPGADGTVLMETHKTVGQRMLSPAHFLQTLLHIVQVVVSYFLMLVFMTYNAYLCIAVAAGAGMGYFLFSWRKAVVVDITEHCH